Within Desulfovibrio psychrotolerans, the genomic segment CGCGTTGTTCTGCATAAACACCACGAGCACGGCGTGTCCGATGCCCCTGATGCGGTCTTTTACGGCCACGATGCGCATGTGCTGCGGATCTATGCCCAGTTCCTTCAGGGCGTAATATTTGATGATGGAGAAATCCTCGCAGTCGCCGGAGCGGGAAATGAATTCGGCGGGCGTGGCCCAGTAGTCCGCCTGTCCCCAGACTTCCTCGTCCAGACGGTAGGGGAACTGGTTGAAATAGGTGTTTGTTCTGCGAATCTTTTCCATGGGTTCTTCCTTGGCTACGGATGCGACAAACCGCTCCCACGCCGCGCGGGCATCTCCCTTGCCGCCCTCCTGCTCTGACCGGGGCAGGGCCTTGGCAAGGGTGCCTCCGGCTTTGACCATTTCCTGCATCACGCGCGTCCATTGCGGCAGGGACTTGATGGGGCCTTTGAACTCCACCGTGTTGAACAGCCGGATGGAGCCGCCCGCTGTCGCTTCATCTGCCTTGGCCCCCGTAGCCGGAGCGGGCGGAGCGGCCTGTGTTCCCGAGAGCAACTGGCGGAAGGCGGAAGGCTTTTGCGTGGCGTTGGTCTGCCCTGCAGACGCTCCGAGGATGGCGGACGCGGCCTGCTTGTCCTGCGCGAACGCACGCCACCCCCCCGCCGTGTGCACGGACGCGATGCCAATGCAGAGCAGCAGGACGGCAAGCCGTGCGGGCCGACATTGCGGCCATCGTTCCGGCAGTGGGGTTCCGGGCGCGTCCTTGCTCACATCACCGTTCCCGCAACGCGTTCTGCTTGGCCTTGAGTATGGGCTTGAGCAGGTAGTCCAGCACCGACTTTTTGCCTGTAAGAATATCCACCGTGGCCGTCATGCCCGGCATGATGGGCAGCTTTTCCCCCCGGTAGGCAAGGGTGTTGGTCTTTGTGCGCAGCTTGACCAGATAGAAATGCTCTCCCTTGCGGTCTTCTATGGTGTCTGCGCTTATCTGTTCCAGCGTGGCTTCCAGCCCGCCGTAGATGGAAAAGTCGTAGGCGGTGATCTTGATCATGGCCTTTTGGCCCGGATGCAGAAAGGCAATGTCTGCCGGGCGGATGCGGGCCTCTATGAGCAAGGTGTCATCCAGCGGCACAATTTCCACTATGGTGTCGCCGGGACGGATGACGCCCCCGACAGTGTTGTGGTTTATGCGCTTTACCGTGCCGCGCAGGGGCGCGCGGATATCCGTGCGGGTCACGCGGTCTTCGCCTGCGGAAAGGGCCTCATGCAGGGAGCGCAGTTCGGTGCGCCGTTTGTTTATCTCTTCCTGCGCCTGATTGCGGAATTCTGCCATCCGTTGTTCCAGCCTGTTTCTGGATTCTTCCGCTGCGCGGGATACGCGCGGGATGCTCAGGGACAGGGAGTCTATATCCCCCTGCAGTTTGAGCAGGTTCTCTTCCAACTGCAGATAATCCACCCGGGGATAGACTTTGTTTTCCATGAGCGGGCGGGCAATGTTGCGGCGTTCTGCCGCCAGCTTGTGGCTCTGGATGAGCTGCTTGCGGCGGCTGATCATCTCCTCCACTTCTTGCTGTCTCTGGAACCGCTGCGAATCGAGCACGCGTACTTCCGCGTCCAGCTGCTCCTTGCGGGCGTGGTGGATGTTCATCTGGTCCTGCACCATGAGGGGGGCCTTTTCCAGCATTTCCTGCGTGAAGACGGGGTCTTTGCCCTGCACTTCGGCTTCCAGCCGCAGGATGGCAACCTCGTGCTCCAGCGTCTTGCTCGCGGCATCGCGGAAGATGCTGCGTGCCTGTTCATTGTCTATGCGTACCAGCACGTCATCTTTTTCCACCACCTGCCCTTCGCGCACCAGTACCTCGCGCAGGATGCCGCCTTCCAGGTTCTGCAACTCCTGCAACCGCTGCGAGGAAATGACGGTGCCGGAGCCTCGTGTGACCTCGTCCAGCACGGCAAAGTGCGCCCATACCCCGAAGATGAGAAACGCCACCAGAATGGAGATGGACAGCATATAGGCGTAGGGGTGCCCCCTGTGGCGCAGGGCGGCATCCACCTCGCTCATGAATTCAATGTCTTCTCGACGGAATTTACTCATGACCGTTCCTCGCTACGCCATGCGGGGTTTTGCCGCTGTGCGCAGTTGTTCGTTCTTCAGCGCGTTCAGCACCGCCTGCTTGGGACCGTCTGCGATGATACGCCCGCTGTCTACCACAACGAGCCTGTCCACAAGGTCCAGCATGCTCATGCGGTGGGTGATGAGCAGCAGGGATTTTTTCTGTATGATGCCTGCAAGCCGCTGCTTGAAAAGCATTTCCGCCGAGTTGTCCATGTTGGAGCTTGGTTCGTCGAGGATGAGTATCTCCGGGTCGTTCAGCAGGGCGCGTGCCAGCGCCACAGACTGCCGCTGCCCGCCGGAAAGAGCCATGCCGCGTTCTCCCACGGGCATGCCGAATCCTGCGGGGTGCGCCTGCACAAAATGAGTCACCCCGGCAATGGTGGCGGCGCGCAGGATGGCGTTGTCATCCGCGTTGGGATTGCTGATGGCGATATTTTCGCGCACGTTGCCGTAGAAAAGGAAGTTATCCTGCGAAACATAGCCCACGCGGCTGCGCAGTTCCGCCACGTCCATCTGGCGTATGTCTACCCCGCCCAGCTTGATGGCGCCTTCCGTGGGCTGGTACAGCCCCACGCACAGTTTGCCCAGCGTGCTCTTGCCGGACCCCATTTTGCCGATGATGCCCACCTTTTCGCCGGGGCGGATGAACAGGTTCACCCCTTCCAGCGCGAACCGCTCGGTGCCGGGGTACTTGAAGGCAAGCTCCTCTGCCGCCAGCGAGGGGGAAAGGCCCACATAGCTTATGGTGGAGCCTTCCTCCGGGCGTTCTGTGGGCAGGGTCATGAGCATATCCAGCGACTTGAGTGCCATGCGGGACTGCTGCAGGCGGGAGAGCATGGCTGCAACCTGACTGAGCGGTGCCATGGCGCGTCCCGCCAGGATGTTGCAGGCGATGAGCCCGCCCATGGTCAGCTCGCCCGCGCCGATGAGGTGCACCCCCCAGACGATGATGATGACGCTGACAAGCTGTGTTGCCAGCATGGACATGGTGATGGACAGGTTGGCAAGGCTTTTTACCCGGCTGTTGGACTGCGCGCTCATGCCCACCACCTTTTCCCACGTGCGCTGCATGCGTCCTTCTGCCTGACTGGTCTTGACGGTTTCTATGCCGTTCAGAATTTCTATGAGCAGGGCGTTTTTCTGCGCTCCTTCCTTGTATCCGGCCTCTATGGCGCGCTGGAAGGGGTATTGGAGTGTCAGTCCGGCAATGACCACCAGTGGTACGGCAATGGCGGGCACAATGAACATGGGGCCGCCGATGAAGCCCACCAGCGCCGCGAAGACGAACAGGAAAGGCAGGTCTATGATGGCCAGCAGTGTGGTGGAACTGAAGAATTCCCGCAGGGATTCGAATTCCCGCAGGTTGTTGGCCAGCGTTCCTGTGGATTCCGGTTTGTGGTCCAGTCGCATGGACATGAGGTGCTGCATGAGCCGTGAGGCGAGGATGATGTCGGCGTTTTTGCCTGCCACGTCGCAGAAGTAGCTGCGCAGGTTGCGGAGAATGAAGTCGAACAGGTACGCAATGCCTATGCCCACGGCCAGTACCCACAGGGTATCCAGCGCGTTGTTGGGCACCACGCGGTCATACACGTTCATGAAGAACAGCGGCGAGACAATGGCCAGCAGGTTTATGACCAGACTGGCAAGGGCCACGTGTTTGTAAATGGGCGCATAGTGCCAGATGGTGCCCCAGAACCAGCGTTTGGCCTTAAGCAGTTTCAGTTCGCTGGCGCGTTTGTCCAGTCTGCCTTCCACCTGCCCGAAGATGGCGTAGCCCGCAAATTCCTCTTCCAGCTTGTGTCGCAGGATTTCTATGGGCGCATTGCCCATTTCCGGGAACACAATCTGCGCGCTGGTTTCGTTTATGGCGGTGAGCACGCAGGCTCCCTTGGTCTTGAGCAGCAGAATGCAGGGGAGGGTAAGAGGCGAAATTTCGTCAAGGCTCTGACGATGCACGGCGCGCACGTTCATGCCCGCCTGCATGGCGGCGCGCAGGCATGCGGAGGTGTGCGAAACGCCTCCGTGTTCCGGCAGCCCCGCCTTGAGCGTTTCTACGGAAACGGTTCTGCCGTACAGGCCGAACAGCACCACAAGGCAGCGCAGCAACGGTGATTCGTAGTCTACGTCCGAAGGGGCGGGAGCCACGGTGTGGAACGGGATGCGTGTGCCGGTCTCTAAGGAAGCGCCGTTCTGTGCTGCTCCGTCCGAACCGTTACTGTGGTCGTTGCCTGCGGCGGGTACGGTTTCTGGCTCTGCGCCGTTTGTGGCAGCGGGGAAGGGGCCTGACTGTTCACCGTCATGCAGTTCCGCGTCTGCCTGACTCCCGTTCTGCAGGCCGGAGTGCGGTTGTTTCCCGCGCGGCGGCGCGGGGGTATTCTGCGCACCGTTTGCAGCCGTTCCGGCAAGGTATGCCTGAGTTTTTTGTGGTTCATTTTTTGCATGAAATGATTGCGAAGCGGCAGCGGTATTATGACGGACCGTTTGCGGCGATGGGACCGATTCGGAATGTCCGGTGAGTCCGGAAATTCCAGACTGCTCGGAAAGACCGGAATGTCCGGCCCGACCAGATTGCCCAGATTGTCCGGATTGTCTAGATTGTTCAGGCAGGCCATGGCTGCCAGATGGACGTTGCGGCGCGTTACCCGGCGTGTCGCGGCCCTCTGTGCCGGCAGCGTGCGTGCTTGCGGAGCGGGCAGAACCGGAGGGTGTGTCTGTTTTGGCAGAAGGGTCTGCCGGAGCCTTGGTGGGGTCGTCAGTCATCGGTCAAACCCTCGTGGATGCAGCCGGAAAAAGGCCTTGCCACGTTTTTGAAAAGAGTTATCATTAATAAAAGGAAGACGCGCCGGAGCCAGCGGGGTGGTGAATGCCTCCCCCATGGCGGCCAGCGCAGCAACTATCACGGTTTTGCGTGATGTTTGCAACCGCAGATGCGGAATTCTGTGCCGTGACACAAAGACGCAACGGGCTTGTGGCATAAAAATGCTGTTGCGGGCGTAGGTTGGGCATAGTTTGTGCGTTGGCGGAGCGGCCGGGACATGTGACCGGGCGGCTTGTTGGGCGGCTTGTCTGGGTGACTTCTTTGGGTACTTGTTTTGGTGGCTTGCCTGGGCAACGTTCAGGGCAAGACACAGGTTCCGGCAAGGGCAGTACGATTGGCATGCAGTGTGCATCTGTAGTGTGCATCTGTGATGTCAGGATTACTGCCGATACCGATAAGTTGATTATCCGTTGCCCGGATGAAATCCAGTGTTTTCGATAATCCGGGGTAATACGGTTGAAGTCTCGTAGTGTTTTTGATAAAAAGGCAAAATTTCTTTTCGGTTTGAATCATAACAGAAGCATCCGTCCGGGATTCGGGACCCTGTGACAGGTGTAATCTGATCAACCATCACGCCCTGTTAGATACAGAAAGGGGGGGGCTATGGCAGACGTACTCAATACCATCACTCTTGTTGCGCCTGAGGCGGGACAGAATT encodes:
- a CDS encoding transglutaminase-like cysteine peptidase, with product MSKDAPGTPLPERWPQCRPARLAVLLLCIGIASVHTAGGWRAFAQDKQAASAILGASAGQTNATQKPSAFRQLLSGTQAAPPAPATGAKADEATAGGSIRLFNTVEFKGPIKSLPQWTRVMQEMVKAGGTLAKALPRSEQEGGKGDARAAWERFVASVAKEEPMEKIRRTNTYFNQFPYRLDEEVWGQADYWATPAEFISRSGDCEDFSIIKYYALKELGIDPQHMRIVAVKDRIRGIGHAVLVVFMQNNAWVLDNQTDLVLGHDRYGHYLPQYSVNESYRWAHVPAQ
- a CDS encoding type I secretion system permease/ATPase, giving the protein MTDDPTKAPADPSAKTDTPSGSARSASTHAAGTEGRDTPGNAPQRPSGSHGLPEQSRQSGQSGQSGRAGHSGLSEQSGISGLTGHSESVPSPQTVRHNTAAASQSFHAKNEPQKTQAYLAGTAANGAQNTPAPPRGKQPHSGLQNGSQADAELHDGEQSGPFPAATNGAEPETVPAAGNDHSNGSDGAAQNGASLETGTRIPFHTVAPAPSDVDYESPLLRCLVVLFGLYGRTVSVETLKAGLPEHGGVSHTSACLRAAMQAGMNVRAVHRQSLDEISPLTLPCILLLKTKGACVLTAINETSAQIVFPEMGNAPIEILRHKLEEEFAGYAIFGQVEGRLDKRASELKLLKAKRWFWGTIWHYAPIYKHVALASLVINLLAIVSPLFFMNVYDRVVPNNALDTLWVLAVGIGIAYLFDFILRNLRSYFCDVAGKNADIILASRLMQHLMSMRLDHKPESTGTLANNLREFESLREFFSSTTLLAIIDLPFLFVFAALVGFIGGPMFIVPAIAVPLVVIAGLTLQYPFQRAIEAGYKEGAQKNALLIEILNGIETVKTSQAEGRMQRTWEKVVGMSAQSNSRVKSLANLSITMSMLATQLVSVIIIVWGVHLIGAGELTMGGLIACNILAGRAMAPLSQVAAMLSRLQQSRMALKSLDMLMTLPTERPEEGSTISYVGLSPSLAAEELAFKYPGTERFALEGVNLFIRPGEKVGIIGKMGSGKSTLGKLCVGLYQPTEGAIKLGGVDIRQMDVAELRSRVGYVSQDNFLFYGNVRENIAISNPNADDNAILRAATIAGVTHFVQAHPAGFGMPVGERGMALSGGQRQSVALARALLNDPEILILDEPSSNMDNSAEMLFKQRLAGIIQKKSLLLITHRMSMLDLVDRLVVVDSGRIIADGPKQAVLNALKNEQLRTAAKPRMA
- a CDS encoding HlyD family type I secretion periplasmic adaptor subunit, coding for MSKFRREDIEFMSEVDAALRHRGHPYAYMLSISILVAFLIFGVWAHFAVLDEVTRGSGTVISSQRLQELQNLEGGILREVLVREGQVVEKDDVLVRIDNEQARSIFRDAASKTLEHEVAILRLEAEVQGKDPVFTQEMLEKAPLMVQDQMNIHHARKEQLDAEVRVLDSQRFQRQQEVEEMISRRKQLIQSHKLAAERRNIARPLMENKVYPRVDYLQLEENLLKLQGDIDSLSLSIPRVSRAAEESRNRLEQRMAEFRNQAQEEINKRRTELRSLHEALSAGEDRVTRTDIRAPLRGTVKRINHNTVGGVIRPGDTIVEIVPLDDTLLIEARIRPADIAFLHPGQKAMIKITAYDFSIYGGLEATLEQISADTIEDRKGEHFYLVKLRTKTNTLAYRGEKLPIMPGMTATVDILTGKKSVLDYLLKPILKAKQNALRER